The Salminus brasiliensis chromosome 14, fSalBra1.hap2, whole genome shotgun sequence genome contains the following window.
gtctatTATATAATCCTCATAGATGCTcccctgacattcaactaacattcatcAGAATATCTATTAAATGTAACTGAACTCCAAGTCTGGAGAAACCCGGAGATGTGAAAGGGAGATCATAATCAGCTGATTAGTTGGATTAGTGGAAACAGGAAAACCCCAAGTATTTGCATAGTTGGCAGCTCTCTAGGAGCAAGGTTGGTAAACCTTGGTGTCCAGATCACACCACTGATGGTCTGCTGCCATCTTGTGGACAATGTTGAACACTACTACAACACACGAAGGCAACAACACAAAGACAACATAAAAATCAGAAGTGCTTACAGTGCAAACAGCAGCAAACCCCAGCACATGCCATCATCATAAACCATGAGCTTAAAATCTTTGGCCTTTGGTCCCTCAAAAAAGTGTAAACATGATGAAACTGGAGTAGCCACAGCTGCAATTCCTTACTTCAAGTCCCTGAGCATAAAGTCTGACTGGAGTCTTTGGTGTGTCTTTGCAGCATCATCAACATAATCCTCACCAAAAAATGTTCCACTTTAAACAAAGGCGCTCCACGATGTCTAATTAACCACAGAGACCCTAAAAATGGTTAATTGCTGGTTATACATTTTAAGTGGTTCTTGaagtaaaacagagcattttgAATGTTGGAGGCAGCGGGATAGCGGAACTTGGAGTAGGCTTTATCAGTCTCCGACTGTCCCCATGGCAACATGCCTTTGATCTTGGAGGCATGATTGACTATGACGTCGTCACAGGAACCCACATGGAGCGAGCCAAGGCCATCAACGAAGAACTCTGGAGTTAAAGGAGATATTATACAGTAAGAAATGcacacagataaacagataaaaaaaactaaaaaaaaaaactatcaaGGACCATCAAGAAAATGATACATGcattttagtcctggtttgctttgtGTTCATTCTGACATATTTGCAATCAAACCAAAAGGGGAAAAAGGTGACGCACGTATGACTGAAGGCTGCAAGTAGAGGTAGAGACACAAGACTACAAGACTCATCTGTGATGAAGCGAGTGGATGTGGGCGGCATGACTTTGGTGGAGAGAACAAGCAGGGCTGATACCAGATTTGGCGGTCAGGAGTGACCCTGTACCCGTACTGAGCTCTGCATTTGGTACGATtagataaacagaaacagagttGATTGAAACCCACCTGCTTAGGTGGTCTCTGAACCGATTTCCAGCTTTTACCCTGCGGTAAAAACACGTGCACCACACTAGTGAAAAATCTTCAGGTCATAGCTACCCCAAAAtgggttaaagcagcattatgtgaaaatgaGTAATTAGTTTTGTTCCTTCACTGCCATAAATACTAATCACACTATGAGCGCCCCCTCAAGGACAGCTGTACCTTTATACACAAAAACATCTGTTTAGAGTTGAGATGCTATGCTATAGGTTTATATAAAATGATTACATTTATATCATACAAATATCTAAATATCAGCAATTCAAATAATGTAAGTTAAACAAATACACTGCTCACACGTCTTTGTGTTGAAACTAAGAAATTGATACTTTCCTGTATTCTTAAAAAGAATTATGCATATCTGACATGAACATGATTTCACAGTCTGTGCACAGTGTGTGGCTGTGCACTATAGACTGTATGGACAGTGGACAGTACGTCCCCATTGACCCTCACTGTGACATTTTGAAGCCAAAAGATTTTCCCATAAATTTATTTTACACATGCTATTTtggacaaacaaataaataaattattataaatttcATAATTCATGTAAATGGATTATAGCAGCATTGTGTGAGAATAGGTATGTtgtgctcatgggctccccctacaggtgggaagCGTATTGTTTTAGTTAGTTTTACTCTGCTGCCGTTAAAACAAACCGTCCTTTTGGACAGCCTTACATGTGTATTGGTTGACAGGCTGAGAGATACAAATGTGGCATCTGTAGTGAATGAAGCACATGGAATGAGGCGAccgagtaatattacaggactttacacGAATATCACTTGAATTAAAGCTCAAATTTCACAGTTTTTATGAGCGGTCTCGTGCAGAGAGAGgtctccacagtgcagtagcagtgtttTGGCCCATATTGGTAATTACACATTCTCCCCAATACGGCCAGCTTAACAGCAAAATAATCTAAAGCTCTTATTTATAGGTTAAATTgatccataatgctgctttaaatgagatttgattttttttagcatGCCATAAGGTTTGGACCACTGCACTTGGTCTATACATGGTCACTATCTATACTTACACGAACACTCCTCTCTCAAATGCAGCAGTGAGAAAAGAGGCAATGTGAATGAAGGGTCTGACTAAGACCCTTCTAGACGCCCGCTTCAATTAATCATTGTAGAATTACTATCACAATAAATCAGTAGTACAGCAGAGCTACAGTACAGGGGACATCAAACTACCTACCAAGGTGGGCAACCCGCACCAGACGAGGGTCGAAGCCAACTTGCCGCACCTTCTCAGTGCGAGCCATGAAGAAGTTAATGACTGCATCAGCGACCACACAATTAGGGAAGCCCTCAATGATGTGATGAAAGCCTCTTCTTATGTGTAGACAATCTCCCTCTTCTCCACCGTCTTCAATGGAGATTGTGTGTCGATAGGTGGCGGTGTAGCCGGTTACCTCCCGCACGGCCCCTCCCACCTAAACATATTTGAATAGAAAATAGAGACCAAACTCAAATTTTATACATGCTCACAGCAAACACTTTATAATGGCTGTTTccaattttctttctttctaagaATTACAAATAAAACAGCATGCAGAAACATTTTTACTCAACTTtccattaataatattaaatattaataatagatgTATATAACCGTGCATCTCAACATTTTTACCTCTTGTGGATTAAGCACAAACATTTGAAGCTTGAAAAAGGCTTTATATGTTTTATCTAAAGCATGTAACAAACAATAATGCTAAAGTAAAAATAGTGTGGGACAGATTTACTGATGTTTGTgattaaaaatgctaaacttgctaatgttgctaatgtttacacGGATTTAGTGGACGAATTAAACCTGCCAGATTTGACTGTTTATTCATCTCGCCGCTGAGCTCTGTGCAGCTGTAAACTGCACGTTGCGGCAAGAGTGCAAGGTCACGCAAATGTTTATGAAATTTTGAGCAACGTGCTTCGGCCAAGACAAACTATGTCCATGTTGGACAAACTTACAGACATTTAACTACTGTGCTTTTTACTGTGCTGAAACCCAATGAAGATTCTGAGGAACGCTGAAGACAAGCACAGCAAGCGTGCTGTTAAACACCTAGGTGTATAGGGAGCCATTTCAGTCACAgccatggtgtgtgtgtatgtgtgtgtgcgtgtgtgaccGTATCAGAATGGGCTATAATGACACGGACTGATTCTGATCACAGACCGATCGCTCCTTGCATCTATCATTTAGACATGTTTCTCTAGGAGTACACGAGAAAGACAATGTGTTACACCACATCCTGGGGCATTTCGCACAAGAGTCATGTTTTTCTTAACCTGCGTTATTATTAATCTCATCACCCACAAAAACCACCCACACTCAGTGCAACAAAACCATCCAAACAAGGTAGAAAAGTACAGAGAAAGGGAGgggaagagaaagggagagggagagagaaagggaggtaGTGTGCAAACATATGAAgttgaaagagaaagagaaacaactCACACCACACCTTAATTTACTATGAAAGTGGACGTTGACCTTAATTGTACTTGCAAATGTCCAGATTTCCATTTGTAAATAAAACTCGGTCACCTGTTGCTATTGTTATATAATAGTCAAAGTGCAGGAACACAGGTGCAATCAAGGAGTAAGAGAAAGAGCACAGCATACACAGTATGCAGACTACAGTAATCAATACACACCGTTTTGCAACTATGCCTCTAGGCATCTACATTGAGTGCTGATCATTTGTATATGTGTTGCATTTGTTTCATATAAACACTGAATCTTACTGCCcgttctaatgaaggcattacACTTTAAGACACTTTAAGTTGTAGCAGTTGCTTACAGAGAAGTGCAattgcacacacagcttttcaagTTCCTGTAGAGACCGATCATAGAATAGTACTCTGGagcattcagctgtggagcaggtgaTTAtacaacaccctgacctcacaaatgctcttgtcgctaaattcAATCAAGGCCTCACAGCAAAATTCCataatctagtacaaagccctCATCCCTGggcagttgagacagttactctgaaAAAGCACGATATGGCCTTTTTAAATAgtcttgatttcagtagaaataACGAAAgagcaggtgccccaatacttttgtccatatactgtagcatactataataaaatgtaatcatTGCAATttcaaatgttctttttttattctttcaaATAAAGGCTATTCAGTGTTCCGAGTAATTCAAAGATAAAAACGGCGCACTTTGCTACTGGAAGGTCGCCGGTTTAATCCCCTGAACTGACAGGAcacctaacccccaactgctcccCAGGCACAGCAGTCTCAGTGTCCCattagaatgtgtgtgtgcgatcactgcacggatgggttaaggACAGAGGTTAAGTTCCTACGTATGAAACACAAGCATTGACTGAGTGCTGCTTCTTCTTTTAAATTGTATGCGTGTTGATGTAAGCACCACCTTGCATATGTAAAGGTCAAGTACATGGTATGTACGTGGTTTGTGAAACATGGTTATTCTACACATGCCTTTCCTTTCTGTATTCCAGGGCCCTACTTTGCTTGCCTTAAAACAAAGGGAAAACATGGAAAACATAGATGGAATGAAAGCATAATAACAGGACCAACCTGTTGAGCTACAGACTGTTAGGGGTTTGACTGAAAGATTGTCAGTTCCTTTCAGTCGGGTTAGAGCTACACATAGCAACCGCCTTGCAACACTGCAGCACCCAACTAGCAAGCAACTGCCtggaatactatagcaaccagctagcaacatcatagaaaccacctggaataccacaaaAAGATTTTGGGCTCGACAACTCTGACATTTCTGCCaaaataatcaattattttatttttgggaGGGGGGCCCGCCAGTCACAGGTCATTAGAAATGTCCTAACTTTCAGGAGGAAACCACTAAGGCAACAACCATTCTACGTTCCCTTCAGGAAATGAgtcaccccccccaccccagttCTTACTTGtgtatttctacattttattctattattacTGCTTCTGTAAGTGCTGTTCGTCTTACCAGGTCTAAAGTGGTGCGCTCCAAAACCTCCACCATCTTTTCCAGTCTCGTGTTGGAGGTGAAGATGAAATCATCGTCCACCCATAGCACGTACTTTGTGGTCACCTGAGAGATGGCGAGATTACGCCCAGCAAACCATCCCTGCAATAAAAACAATCGTTAACTTAGAAATGCCACCAACTGCATATCAATCAATGATAAgcatcaaaaaaagaaaatttggtttcaaaactaaaacaaatcaaatcaacAAACGTTACTGCAGCTTATTCCACATTACAAGCCGTAAGATAACAAGCACATAAGGAGATGGACTGAGATGTGGCTCACACTTTAGAGGAGTATATAAGCATTCATAACAGCAAGGGTGGAAACACTActgcacactgtgtgtgtgtgagtgtgtgttcactaccagatgggttaaatgcggaggacacatttcgctgtacactgtacagtgacaaatacgtgcacctttacctttatctttACACTACTCTTATACTTTTGTAAAGTATAGTTTATATAGTTTGGATATTTGCACTTCATTACCAAACACTTTCTGCAAGATTTTCATTTATACATTTGTTTACATCAATGTCAATTGATTTATCTTTAGTCTTTtgattaaaatgtatattagcTTTAGTTATTTTAGTAATTTAGTCATTGTTTGTTTCGGTCAACATTTCAAATATCTAAAAAGTGTTAGCCAATTTAAATGGTAAacatttgtgtgtatatatatatatatatatatatatatatatatataaacacagtcCCCCTCATTTCAGGGtaccataatgtttgggacatagCAATGATGGTACTGTACATGACTGCGTCAACATACCTTTATTACATATCCACAGACATCATAAGCTCTTGCTTGTTTCGGGGCCTTGTTCCCTACTCAGGTTTCTCCTCAGCATATGGAATGCATGGTCAATTAGATTTAAATCCGGTgactttttttactttgagaAACATCTGTGTTGCCTTAGCAGTACATCTgggatcattatcttgctgtagGATGAAACACTGCCCAATGAGTTTGGAGGCATCTACTGGAACCTGAGCAGATAGGATGTTCCTATACCTCTTAGAAGTCATAGTTCTGCTGCCTTCAGCATTTCCATcatcaataaagctaagtgcACCGTAAGCTGTGGCAGCCATGCATGCCCAAGCCATGACAcggccaccaccatgtttcacagtttctTTTTGTCTCTACTGGGTAATTACTCTGCCATTACTCTGATACAGGTTAATCTTGGTCTCCTCAgtccacctcatccacaacacCTTTTTCAAGAATTCAGTAGCTTTTCAGTTCTTTTTTGCAGactgtaatctggctattctctTTAGTAGTTTGCAGCTTGTATTGTAGTCTCTGCATTTCTGTTCATGAAGTCTTCTGTGGATACTAGTCTGACAAATACACGCTCCCCTTCTAAAGGCAGTTTCTGATCTGTCAAGCACACAATTGAGGATATTCCAGAAGATAAGTGAGGATtcttctgccatcagcagtAGAGGACTTCCCGGGCCTATCAGTGCCTTTGCGTTCAATGAGCTCAcaaatactttatttttttttcttaatgaaatttcacacagttgatttTGGTAATACCAAATTTTGTAATTTGACTGATAGTATTCTTGTTTTTTAGCCACACAACAGACTTCTTTGACTTTCACTGACAAAGCTCTTGTCCTCATGTTGAACAACGGCGACTATGGACTTTTGCACAGGTATCTTATGTCGGTAATACTAAAGCAATGGAACACACCTGACTAATCAGGAACACCTGTAAATCcaaatgtcccaaacattatagTGCCCTGCAATGAGGGCTATGCAAAAAAGGGTTGTGATTTCAACATGGCGAAACCAAAATGTATGCAGACCATGGAAAATGTGTAATTGTCCCAAACACTATGGAGAGCACTGTATATCTTTATATTTTGCTTTCTTGTTCAGTACAAACAGGTGCAGGAAAGTCATGCATGACACTAGTACCTCCTGTTTTGTGTTTAGGCACCACTGAGTACTCAAGTACAGATGTGTTCCTATTTTACAAGCTTCATTTGTGATGTGCAGGGTTACTGTAGTCTGACATACGTCATATGACACCCTAAACAACAAGGAAACTTGCACAAGCTTATTCTCGTGTGCAATAGAAAGCGGTTATTTTAGACAAAAGGAAGTTGCAATTTTGCCACAAGTGTAGAAACACTACCCCGTTTTTACACTGCCACTGATcatacaggagcactttgtagtttttaaagaactttaataacagactgtagtccatctgtttctctaaatactttgttagcctcatttcaccctgttctCTTCAATGTTCAGGAcctcacaggaccaccacagagcaggtggtATTTTGGTGATGGGTCAGTGACACAtcgtggtggtggtgtgttagtagtgtgtgttgtgctggtacgagtggatcagacacagcagtgctgctgctggagtgtttaaacacctcagcttcactgctggactgaggatAGTCCACCCAACAGCGTCCTGTAGGTAGCGTGCTTTCGCCACTGATGAAGGATCAGAGGATGACCATAGAAACTGTGCAGTAACAGATGAGCTTATGTCTCTGACTCTTTTAAACACTCATACCAGGTTGATCCACCTTGTGGATGTAAACAGTGAGTGGGCACAGTGGTCAAAATCTCCAGCAGCACTGTAGCAacgcaacacacacagacacctgctctgtggtggtcttgtggggtcctgaACATTGAGGAGAACAAGGTGAaaagaggctaacaaagtatgcagagaaacagatggacaacagtctgtaattatagaactacagagtgctcctatatggtcagtggagctgatctaatgaacaatgagtgtagaaacaaggtggtattaatgttatggctaatatatacacatatatcatACCAAAGACCAGTGAAATAACTATTACCTTTCCAAATGGCATAATGTAATGCTCGATGTAGGGTCCAGTTACAGGCTTAGTGTGCTCGCTGTCGTCAGCTATAATTATTGTGACGGTGGGGTAGAACAGTCGTATGCTGTCAATCAGATCCTGAAGCTTATCATAACGTAGAAATGTTTTGGTTGCAATGGTGACAAGAGCACTTATGTTGTATTCTAGAAGTGgagaaaatacaaacaaatgatTACACACATCATCTGATTTTATTAGCATTTTCAGAAGCAGTTTCTTGATCAGTAATACGCGAGGACTCGTTACCTGCACTAGGTCCAGGATCATACAGCTTAGGAGGAATTTCATGTCGAATTTTAATGGTGAAGGCTGCCTGGAATCCATCTGTGCCAAATTGCACTGGTTAAAAGAAAACTGACATGTTAGATAAGTTGcgtttcagtttagatttacaTAAGTTGATACAtcttcactgtcatgcaaaacccttgtatcttCAAACTGACATCTTTATAGAAGAATGAGGAGAAGAAACACCCATACACCTTCTTAAGCTTCAATGGAGAAAGGTTAAGAGGGTGTTAAGTTGTACttttctgaggtaaaacttGGAATTCATTTTGAAGCATATCTATTGGTcgattcatcatgaaatttggacgcaatataaaataaaaaaagccagattcaaatgatgtaaAAGAAACTGACAAATAGATACAAAAGGCTTTTGCATGGCAGCAATAACGTACATTTCCTAGCATGTGTGTATATTCTGTAGATTGTACAGTACTAAAATAATATCTACagtatgtatagtatgtatacAGGGTGTATATGCATGAAATGTGCGGTACAGTTGGTTGTGTCTCCTGGATAAACCTTTTCCTAACTATGAATAATGCTTGATGCATATTTGAGGTCCAATTTATACACAAAATATTTGACTGTGTTGACTCAATTGACTGTCTTTGCCTCCCTGAATTTGACAAGAAACACATGGAAGCCAGGGAGATGCACTATACTGCCAAAATGATTCACTTGCCTGCCTTTGCACACATGTGAACTTGAGTGACCTCAGATTCTTAATCCATAGCGTTTCATATGATGTCGgcccaccctttgcagctat
Protein-coding sequences here:
- the b4galnt1a gene encoding beta-1,4 N-acetylgalactosaminyltransferase 1a isoform X5 gives rise to the protein MPFGKGWFAGRNLAISQVTTKYVLWVDDDFIFTSNTRLEKMVEVLERTTLDLVGGAVREVTGYTATYRHTISIEDGGEEGDCLHIRRGFHHIIEGFPNCVVADAVINFFMARTEKVRQVGFDPRLVRVAHLEFFVDGLGSLHVGSCDDVIVNHASKIKGMLPWGQSETDKAYSKFRYPAASNIQNALFYFKNHLKCITSN
- the b4galnt1a gene encoding beta-1,4 N-acetylgalactosaminyltransferase 1a isoform X1; translated protein: MFLRGAMRVQRKKALVASMISLLLGAVLVYHWKASDSSVLNVQQRLDSAMEKLIERNARHWENSYDDIPYHLKQTSVGSLARNGCMCEEDPQSIKVPLADLFFPRVSAQDLKLAFRPSKLAGVKQRRQQEYNDFRRRSQSAADLLIVAEPNSPLQYPTQGLEVQPKRSVLIPGLALKHKPRSLYSVNLTASMGIFNMAATVNEVQVSNEGKMHIALSSRALSALNRQLQFITYTNTIFHPNTADVVQFGTDGFQAAFTIKIRHEIPPKLYDPGPSAEYNISALVTIATKTFLRYDKLQDLIDSIRLFYPTVTIIIADDSEHTKPVTGPYIEHYIMPFGKGWFAGRNLAISQVTTKYVLWVDDDFIFTSNTRLEKMVEVLERTTLDLVGGAVREVTGYTATYRHTISIEDGGEEGDCLHIRRGFHHIIEGFPNCVVADAVINFFMARTEKVRQVGFDPRLVRVAHLEFFVDGLGSLHVGSCDDVIVNHASKIKGMLPWGQSETDKAYSKFRYPAASNIQNALFYFKNHLKCITSN
- the b4galnt1a gene encoding beta-1,4 N-acetylgalactosaminyltransferase 1a isoform X4 → MRVQRKKALVASMISLLLGAVLVYHWKASDSSVLNVQQRLDSAMEKLIERNARHWENSYDDIPYHLKQTSVGSLARNGCMCEEDPQSIKVPLADLFFPRVSAQDLKLAFRPSKLAGVKQRRQQEYNDFRRRSQSAADLLIVAEPNSPLQYPTQGLEVQPKRSVLIPGLALKHKPRSLYSVNLTASMGIFNMAATVNEVQVSNEGKMHIALSSRALSALNRQLQFITYTNTIFHPNTADVVQFGTDGFQAAFTIKIRHEIPPKLYDPGPSAEYNISALVTIATKTFLRYDKLQDLIDSIRLFYPTVTIIIADDSEHTKPVTGPYIEHYIMPFGKGWFAGRNLAISQVTTKYVLWVDDDFIFTSNTRLEKMVEVLERTTLDLVGGAVREVTGYTATYRHTISIEDGGEEGDCLHIRRGFHHIIEGFPNCVVADAVINFFMARTEKVRQVGFDPRLVRVAHLEFFVDGLGSLHVGSCDDVIVNHASKIKGMLPWGQSETDKAYSKFRYPAASNIQNALFYFKNHLKCITSN
- the b4galnt1a gene encoding beta-1,4 N-acetylgalactosaminyltransferase 1a isoform X2 — translated: MFLRGAMRVQRKKALVASMISLLLGAVLVYHWKASDSSVLNVQQRLDSAMEKLIERNARHWENSYDDIPYHLKQTSVGSLARNGCMCEEDPQSIKVPLADLFFPRVSAQDLKLAFRPSKLAGVKQRRQQEYNDFRRRSQSAADLLIVAEPNSPLQYPTQGLEVQPKRSVLIPGLALKHKPRSLYSVNLTASMGIFNMAATVNEVQVSNEGKMHIALSSRALSALNRQLQFITYTNTIFHPNTADVVQFGTDGFQAAFTIKIRHEIPPKLYDPGPSAEYNISALVTIATKTFLRYDKLQDLIDSIRLFYPTVTIIIADDSEHTKPVTGPYIEHYIMPFGKGWFAGRNLAISQVTTKYVLWVDDDFIFTSNTRLEKMVEVLERTTLDLVGGAVREVTGYTATYRHTISIEDGGEEGDCLHIRRGFHHIIEGFPNCVVADAVINFFMARTEKVRQVGFDPRLVRVAHLELSTGTGSLLTAKSGISPACSLHQSHAAHIHSLHHR